A region of Neovison vison isolate M4711 chromosome 7, ASM_NN_V1, whole genome shotgun sequence DNA encodes the following proteins:
- the CPSF7 gene encoding cleavage and polyadenylation specificity factor subunit 7 isoform X1, with protein MSEGVDLIDIYADEEFNQDPEFNNTDQIDLYDDVLTATSQPSDDRSSSTEPPPPVRQEPSPKPNNKSPAILYTYSGLRNRRAAVYVGSFSWWTTDQQLIQVIRSIGVYDVVELKFAENRANGQSKGYAEVVVASENSVHKLLELLPGKVLNGEKVDVRPATRQNLSQFEAQARKRECVRVPRGGIPPRAHSRDSSDSADGRATPSENLVPSSARVDKPPSVLPYFNRPPSALPLMGLPPPPIPPPPPLSSSFGVPPPPPGIHYQHLMPPPPRLPPHLAVPPPGAIPPALHLNPAFFPPPNATVGPPPDTYMKASAPYNHHGSRDSGPPPSTVSEAEFEEIMKRNRAISSSAISKAVAGASAGDYSDAIETLLTAIAVIKQSRVANDERCRVLISSLKDCLHGIEAKSYSVGASGSSSRKRHRSRERSPSRSRESSRRHRDLLHNEDRHDEYFQERNREHERHRDRERDRHH; from the exons ATGTCAGAAGGAGTGGACTTGATTGATATATATGCTGACGAGGAGTTCAATCAG GACCCAGAGTTCAACAATACAGATCAGATTGACCTCTATGATGACGTGTTGACAGCCACCTCACAGCCCTCAGATGATAGAAGCAGCAGCACTGAGCCGCCTCCTCCTGTTCGCCAGGAGCCGTCTCCCAAGCCCAATAACAAGAGTCCTGCGATCCTGTACACGTACAGCGGCCTCCGCAATAGGCGAGCTGCTGTCTACGTGGGCAGCTTCTCCTGG TGGACCACAGACCAGCAGCTGATCCAGGTTATTCGCTCTATAGGAGTCTATGATGTGGTGGAGTTGAAATTTGCAGAGAATCGAGCAAATGGCCAGTCCAAAGG GTATGCTGAGGTGGTGGTAGCCTCTGAAAACTCTGTCCACAAATTGTTGGAACTCCTTCCAGGAAAagttcttaatggagaaaaagtgGACGTGAGGCCGGCCACCCGGCAAAACCTGTCACAGTTTGAGGCACAGGCTCGGAAACGTGAGTGCGTCCGAGTCCCAAGAGGGG GAATACCTCCACGGGCCCATTCCCGGGATTCTAGTGATTCTGCTGATGGACGGGCCACACCCTCTGAGAACCTTGTACCCTCATCGGCCCGTGTGGATAAGCCCCCCAGTGTGCTACCCTACTTCAATCGCCCTCCTTCAGCCCTCCCCCTGATGggtttgcccccacccccaattccaccccctcctcctctctcctcaagCTTTGgggtccctcctcctcctcctggcatCCACTACCAGCATCTCATGCCCCCTCCTCCTCGATTACCTCCTCATCTGGCTGTACCTCCCCCTGGGGCCATCCCACCTGCCCTTCACCTCAATCcagccttcttccccccaccaAATGCTACAGTGGGGCCTCCACCAGATACTTACATGAAGGCCTCCGCACCCTATAACCACCATGGCAG CCGAGATTCGGGCCCTCCGCCCTCTACAGTGAGTGAAGCAGAATTTGAAGAGATCATGAAGCGAAATAGAGCAATTTCCAGCAGTGCCATTTCCAAAGCGGTAGCTGGAGCCAGTGCAG GGGATTACAGTGACGCGATTGAGACGCTGCTCACAGCCATTGCTGTTATCAAACAGTCCCGGGTCGCCAATGATGAGCGTTGCCGTGTCCTCATCTCCTCTCTTAAGGACTGTCTTCATGGCATTGAAGCCAAGTCCTACAGTGTGGGTGCCAGCGGGAGCTCGTCCAG GAAAAGACATCGGTCCCGAGAGAGGTCACCTAGCCGGTCCCGGGAGAGCAGCAGGAGGCATCGGGACCTGCTTCATAACGAAGATCGGCATGATGAGTATTTCCAAGAAAGGAACCGGGAGCACGAGAGACACCGGGATAGAGAACGGGACCGGCACCACTGA
- the CPSF7 gene encoding cleavage and polyadenylation specificity factor subunit 7 isoform X2, which produces MSEGVDLIDIYADEEFNQDPEFNNTDQIDLYDDVLTATSQPSDDRSSSTEPPPPVRQEPSPKPNNKSPAILYTYSGLRNRRAAVYVGSFSWWTTDQQLIQVIRSIGVYDVVELKFAENRANGQSKGYAEVVVASENSVHKLLELLPGKVLNGEKVDVRPATRQNLSQFEAQARKRIPPRAHSRDSSDSADGRATPSENLVPSSARVDKPPSVLPYFNRPPSALPLMGLPPPPIPPPPPLSSSFGVPPPPPGIHYQHLMPPPPRLPPHLAVPPPGAIPPALHLNPAFFPPPNATVGPPPDTYMKASAPYNHHGSRDSGPPPSTVSEAEFEEIMKRNRAISSSAISKAVAGASAGDYSDAIETLLTAIAVIKQSRVANDERCRVLISSLKDCLHGIEAKSYSVGASGSSSRKRHRSRERSPSRSRESSRRHRDLLHNEDRHDEYFQERNREHERHRDRERDRHH; this is translated from the exons ATGTCAGAAGGAGTGGACTTGATTGATATATATGCTGACGAGGAGTTCAATCAG GACCCAGAGTTCAACAATACAGATCAGATTGACCTCTATGATGACGTGTTGACAGCCACCTCACAGCCCTCAGATGATAGAAGCAGCAGCACTGAGCCGCCTCCTCCTGTTCGCCAGGAGCCGTCTCCCAAGCCCAATAACAAGAGTCCTGCGATCCTGTACACGTACAGCGGCCTCCGCAATAGGCGAGCTGCTGTCTACGTGGGCAGCTTCTCCTGG TGGACCACAGACCAGCAGCTGATCCAGGTTATTCGCTCTATAGGAGTCTATGATGTGGTGGAGTTGAAATTTGCAGAGAATCGAGCAAATGGCCAGTCCAAAGG GTATGCTGAGGTGGTGGTAGCCTCTGAAAACTCTGTCCACAAATTGTTGGAACTCCTTCCAGGAAAagttcttaatggagaaaaagtgGACGTGAGGCCGGCCACCCGGCAAAACCTGTCACAGTTTGAGGCACAGGCTCGGAAAC GAATACCTCCACGGGCCCATTCCCGGGATTCTAGTGATTCTGCTGATGGACGGGCCACACCCTCTGAGAACCTTGTACCCTCATCGGCCCGTGTGGATAAGCCCCCCAGTGTGCTACCCTACTTCAATCGCCCTCCTTCAGCCCTCCCCCTGATGggtttgcccccacccccaattccaccccctcctcctctctcctcaagCTTTGgggtccctcctcctcctcctggcatCCACTACCAGCATCTCATGCCCCCTCCTCCTCGATTACCTCCTCATCTGGCTGTACCTCCCCCTGGGGCCATCCCACCTGCCCTTCACCTCAATCcagccttcttccccccaccaAATGCTACAGTGGGGCCTCCACCAGATACTTACATGAAGGCCTCCGCACCCTATAACCACCATGGCAG CCGAGATTCGGGCCCTCCGCCCTCTACAGTGAGTGAAGCAGAATTTGAAGAGATCATGAAGCGAAATAGAGCAATTTCCAGCAGTGCCATTTCCAAAGCGGTAGCTGGAGCCAGTGCAG GGGATTACAGTGACGCGATTGAGACGCTGCTCACAGCCATTGCTGTTATCAAACAGTCCCGGGTCGCCAATGATGAGCGTTGCCGTGTCCTCATCTCCTCTCTTAAGGACTGTCTTCATGGCATTGAAGCCAAGTCCTACAGTGTGGGTGCCAGCGGGAGCTCGTCCAG GAAAAGACATCGGTCCCGAGAGAGGTCACCTAGCCGGTCCCGGGAGAGCAGCAGGAGGCATCGGGACCTGCTTCATAACGAAGATCGGCATGATGAGTATTTCCAAGAAAGGAACCGGGAGCACGAGAGACACCGGGATAGAGAACGGGACCGGCACCACTGA